One Microbacterium trichothecenolyticum DNA window includes the following coding sequences:
- the ftsH gene encoding ATP-dependent zinc metalloprotease FtsH produces the protein MNFKKITRNPIVYVLLVGLLLVIGFSLISNLSGARQISTQEGLQLLKGGTVTQAVTNDPDQRVDLTLSQPFEGAENVQFYYGQARANEVASAIDAAAPADGYNDVVPKPSWFDGFLGLMLPLVLLGLLFWWLLSSAQGGGSKVMQFGKSRAKLVTKETPTVTFQDVAGSDEAIEELDEIKEFLKDPKKFEEVGARIPKGVLLYGPPGTGKTLLARAVAGEAGVPFYSISGSDFVEMFVGVGASRVRDLFNQAKESSPAIIFIDEIDAVGRHRGAGMGGGHDEREQTLNQMLVEMDGFDPKVNVIVIAATNRPDILDPALLRPGRFDRQIGVDAPDLKGRQRILEVHGRGKPLSDSVDLEVVARKTPGFTGADLANVLNEAALLTARSNAQLIDNRALDEAIDRVIAGPQRRTRVMKDKEKLITAYHEGGHALAAAAMNHTDPVTKVTILPRGKALGYTMVLPLDDKYSVTRNELQDQLTYAMGGRVAEEIVFHDPTTGASNDIEKATSIARKMVTEYGMTNEVGPVKLGSSSGEVFMGRDMGHGRDFSERIAERVDAQVRALIEQAHNEAYQVINDNREVLDRLALALLEKETLDHNELAEIFTDVKRLPPRPQWLSSGDRPVSTQPPVDVPRRAQPAGIAASAEAESTSAAPAQQRPSGHTRPATA, from the coding sequence ATGAATTTCAAGAAGATCACGCGTAATCCGATCGTCTACGTTCTGCTGGTCGGTCTGCTTCTGGTGATCGGTTTCTCGCTCATCTCGAACCTCAGCGGTGCGCGTCAGATCTCGACGCAAGAGGGCCTGCAGCTGTTGAAGGGCGGGACGGTCACCCAGGCGGTGACCAATGATCCCGACCAGCGCGTCGATCTCACGCTGTCGCAGCCCTTCGAGGGCGCCGAGAACGTGCAGTTCTACTACGGTCAGGCCCGCGCGAACGAGGTGGCCAGTGCGATCGACGCCGCCGCCCCGGCGGACGGCTACAACGACGTCGTGCCCAAGCCCAGCTGGTTCGACGGGTTCCTCGGGCTCATGCTGCCGCTCGTGCTGCTCGGCCTGCTGTTCTGGTGGCTGCTCTCCAGCGCCCAGGGCGGCGGCAGCAAGGTGATGCAGTTCGGCAAGTCGCGCGCCAAGCTCGTCACCAAGGAGACACCGACGGTCACCTTCCAAGACGTCGCGGGATCCGACGAGGCCATCGAGGAGCTCGACGAGATCAAGGAGTTCCTGAAGGACCCGAAGAAGTTCGAGGAGGTCGGCGCGCGCATTCCCAAGGGCGTGCTGCTGTACGGCCCTCCCGGAACCGGCAAGACCCTGCTTGCGCGCGCCGTCGCGGGTGAGGCGGGCGTGCCGTTCTACTCGATCTCGGGTTCGGACTTCGTCGAGATGTTCGTCGGCGTCGGCGCGAGCCGCGTGCGCGACCTGTTCAACCAGGCCAAGGAGAGCTCACCGGCCATCATCTTCATCGACGAGATCGACGCCGTCGGCCGTCACCGCGGCGCCGGCATGGGCGGCGGTCACGACGAGCGCGAGCAGACGCTCAACCAGATGCTCGTCGAGATGGACGGCTTCGACCCGAAGGTCAACGTCATCGTCATCGCGGCGACCAACCGCCCCGACATCCTCGACCCCGCTCTCCTGCGCCCGGGCCGCTTCGATCGTCAGATCGGCGTCGACGCTCCCGACCTCAAGGGCCGTCAGCGCATCCTCGAGGTGCACGGTCGCGGCAAGCCGCTGTCGGACTCGGTCGACCTCGAGGTCGTCGCGCGCAAGACGCCCGGCTTCACCGGCGCCGACCTGGCGAACGTCCTCAACGAGGCCGCCCTGCTGACGGCGCGTTCGAACGCGCAGCTCATCGACAACCGCGCCCTCGATGAGGCCATCGACCGCGTCATCGCCGGTCCCCAGCGCCGCACGCGCGTGATGAAGGACAAAGAGAAGCTCATCACGGCCTACCACGAGGGCGGCCACGCTCTCGCTGCGGCAGCGATGAACCACACCGACCCCGTCACGAAGGTCACGATCCTGCCGCGCGGCAAGGCACTGGGCTACACGATGGTGCTTCCGCTCGACGACAAGTACTCCGTCACCCGCAACGAGCTGCAGGACCAGCTGACGTACGCGATGGGCGGTCGCGTGGCGGAGGAGATCGTGTTCCACGACCCCACCACCGGTGCGTCCAACGACATCGAGAAGGCGACCAGCATCGCCCGCAAGATGGTCACCGAGTACGGAATGACCAACGAGGTCGGCCCGGTCAAGCTCGGCTCGTCGTCGGGCGAGGTCTTCATGGGCCGCGACATGGGTCACGGCCGCGACTTCTCGGAGCGCATCGCCGAGCGCGTCGACGCCCAGGTGCGCGCGCTGATCGAGCAGGCCCACAACGAGGCGTACCAGGTCATCAACGACAACCGCGAGGTGCTCGACCGCCTCGCTCTGGCGCTGCTCGAAAAGGAGACCCTCGACCACAACGAGCTCGCCGAGATCTTCACCGACGTCAAGCGTCTGCCCCCGCGCCCGCAGTGGCTGTCGTCGGGCGACCGTCCGGTCTCGACGCAGCCGCCCGTCGACGTGCCGCGTCGCGCGCAGCCCGCGGGCATCGCGGCGTCCGCCGAGGCGGAATCGACGTCCGCGGCCCCGGCGCAGCAGCGTCCGAGCGGACACACGCGCCCGGCCACCGCCTGA
- a CDS encoding DUF3180 family protein, whose product MKRTGAGILVIALVIGAVSGFVLDTLLTAMGRATFAPAASLPTILALLGAIIVALAVPVYRATRGRTARPIDPFRALRIAMLAKASSLVGAAATGFGAGLLAFLATRPVTPSIGSMGSIIATVVCGVVLVVAGLVAEQLCTIRKDDDDDTPGDTPVGPVGA is encoded by the coding sequence GTGAAGCGCACCGGTGCAGGCATTCTCGTCATCGCCCTCGTCATCGGGGCCGTGAGCGGTTTCGTGCTCGACACCCTGCTCACCGCGATGGGGCGGGCAACCTTCGCCCCCGCGGCGAGCCTGCCGACGATCCTCGCCCTGCTCGGGGCGATCATCGTGGCGCTCGCGGTGCCGGTGTACCGCGCGACCCGCGGACGCACCGCACGACCCATCGATCCGTTCCGGGCGCTGCGCATCGCGATGCTCGCCAAGGCCTCGTCGCTCGTGGGCGCGGCCGCGACCGGTTTCGGAGCCGGACTCCTGGCGTTCCTGGCCACCCGCCCAGTGACCCCGTCGATAGGCTCGATGGGATCGATCATCGCGACGGTCGTGTGCGGAGTCGTCCTCGTCGTCGCGGGTCTCGTGGCAGAGCAGCTCTGCACCATCCGGAAGGACGACGATGACGACACCCCCGGAGACACCCCCGTCGGACCCGTCGGCGCCTGA
- a CDS encoding PH domain-containing protein — protein sequence MTEPRLPDDPAGADASVPAVEPPPQAASSAGPAPSSGPAASPGPAPGRPLVRSPFSDGAWHRLHPLTPLLRGGLTLVVIVGLIVANLRERLLELFFPAFTDLPPDPVDYLFANNLLLIAGGVALGVLVVLLVLFRLSWRFHTLRIGDDDVEVRSGVLFRTHRRAPLDRVQGVNLTRPMIARLLGLAKLEVVGAGLDANVKLEYLSGKDAEAIRGDILRLASGRRLAETGTAADERSSLVRHAAAAVGSGLQGIVDGEDLSDAEPASIVRIPIGRLVASRVLSGSTLVLIAFVVGIAIAASVSTLWLLFTVVPMFLAFGAYYVRSIARGLRYSIAPTADGVRVTFGLFTTVSEIVPPGRVHAIEVRQPLMWRPFGWWSVSVNRLSGRSSTDTSTDQFAAVLPIGTRDDVERVLRILAPTLSGAEWTLVFRDGILGPMDDDPYVTTPRRARLLRPLSWRRNGARLTPDALLLRRGFVWRSLSVIPLARLQSVGLRQGPLARALRTTTLTGHVIAGVVHTSLGALDRDDALALFENTSRATISAAAGDRSHRWAG from the coding sequence GTGACCGAGCCCCGCCTGCCCGACGACCCCGCGGGAGCCGACGCGTCCGTGCCGGCCGTCGAGCCCCCGCCGCAGGCGGCGAGTTCGGCGGGCCCCGCGCCTTCTTCGGGCCCCGCCGCTTCGCCCGGCCCTGCACCGGGGCGGCCGCTCGTGCGCTCGCCCTTCAGCGACGGCGCATGGCACCGACTGCACCCGCTGACGCCGCTGCTGCGCGGGGGACTGACCCTGGTCGTCATCGTGGGGCTCATCGTCGCCAACCTTCGCGAGCGGCTGCTGGAGCTGTTCTTCCCCGCCTTCACCGACCTGCCCCCCGACCCGGTCGACTACCTCTTCGCCAACAACCTCCTTCTCATCGCGGGGGGCGTGGCGCTCGGGGTGCTGGTCGTGCTGCTCGTTCTCTTCCGGTTGTCGTGGCGGTTCCACACCCTGCGGATCGGCGACGACGACGTCGAGGTGCGCTCGGGCGTGCTCTTCCGCACGCATCGGCGCGCGCCCCTCGACCGGGTGCAAGGGGTCAACCTGACCCGGCCGATGATCGCGCGCCTGCTGGGGCTGGCGAAACTCGAGGTGGTCGGGGCGGGTCTCGACGCCAACGTCAAGCTCGAGTACCTGTCGGGCAAGGATGCAGAGGCCATCCGCGGCGACATCCTCCGCCTCGCCTCCGGTCGCCGTCTCGCCGAGACCGGGACGGCCGCCGATGAGCGGTCCTCTCTCGTCCGCCATGCCGCGGCGGCGGTGGGCTCGGGGCTGCAGGGGATCGTCGACGGCGAGGACCTCTCCGACGCAGAGCCTGCGAGCATCGTGCGCATCCCGATCGGTCGACTCGTGGCATCCCGGGTCCTCAGCGGCTCGACGCTCGTGCTCATCGCCTTCGTCGTCGGCATCGCGATCGCGGCGTCGGTGTCGACGCTGTGGCTGCTGTTCACCGTCGTGCCGATGTTCCTGGCCTTCGGCGCGTACTACGTGCGCTCGATCGCGCGGGGGCTCCGCTATTCCATCGCCCCGACGGCCGACGGCGTGCGGGTGACGTTCGGCCTCTTCACGACGGTCTCCGAGATCGTCCCGCCCGGTCGCGTGCACGCCATCGAGGTGCGTCAGCCGCTGATGTGGCGCCCGTTCGGGTGGTGGAGCGTCTCGGTGAACCGCCTGTCGGGCCGGTCGTCGACCGACACGAGCACCGACCAGTTCGCCGCGGTGCTGCCGATCGGCACGCGCGACGACGTCGAGCGGGTGCTGCGGATTCTGGCCCCGACTCTGTCGGGAGCCGAGTGGACACTCGTCTTCCGCGACGGCATCCTGGGTCCGATGGACGACGACCCCTACGTGACGACCCCGCGCCGCGCGCGCCTGCTGCGGCCGCTCTCGTGGCGCCGCAACGGCGCACGGCTCACGCCCGACGCTCTGCTGCTGCGCCGCGGATTCGTCTGGCGTTCGCTCAGCGTCATCCCCCTCGCCCGCCTGCAGTCGGTGGGTCTGCGCCAGGGCCCGCTCGCCCGTGCGCTGCGCACAACGACGCTCACGGGGCACGTGATCGCCGGTGTCGTGCACACGTCGCTGGGCGCGCTCGACCGCGACGACGCCCTCGCCCTGTTCGAGAACACCTCGCGGGCGACGATCTCGGCCGCGGCGGGCGACCGCAGCCATCGGTGGGCCGGATGA
- a CDS encoding DUF2520 domain-containing protein, translated as MSGERDGRLGVGVIGAGRVGPVIAAALAGAGHALTGITSGSDDDRVEAILPGLPVLTADEVVRRSELVIVAVPHDQLPGLVSGLADVGAWQPGQLVLHTDPAYGVRVLDPAMQRGAIPLAIHPAIVFTGASSIDLRQLAQSYAAVTAPAPVLPIAQALAVELGCEPVVVAEADREVYAEAIATATEFSRSIVRQSSDLLSRVGVDNPGGYLSALVRSSVDQALIEGAGRNPLDGSVPLDG; from the coding sequence ATGAGCGGCGAACGCGACGGGCGTCTGGGCGTGGGCGTCATCGGCGCGGGGCGGGTGGGGCCCGTCATCGCGGCGGCTCTCGCCGGCGCCGGGCACGCGCTCACCGGGATCACCTCGGGATCCGACGACGACCGCGTCGAGGCCATCTTGCCGGGGCTGCCGGTGCTCACCGCCGACGAGGTCGTGCGCCGCAGCGAGTTGGTGATCGTCGCCGTTCCCCACGATCAGCTGCCCGGGCTCGTCTCGGGCCTCGCCGACGTCGGCGCCTGGCAGCCGGGTCAGCTCGTGCTGCACACCGACCCCGCCTACGGCGTGCGCGTGCTCGATCCGGCGATGCAGCGCGGGGCGATCCCGCTCGCGATCCACCCGGCGATCGTCTTCACCGGTGCCTCGTCGATCGACTTGCGCCAGCTCGCCCAGTCGTACGCCGCGGTCACCGCTCCCGCCCCCGTGCTGCCGATCGCGCAGGCGCTCGCCGTCGAGCTCGGCTGCGAGCCGGTCGTCGTCGCCGAGGCCGACCGAGAGGTGTACGCCGAGGCGATCGCGACCGCGACGGAGTTCTCGCGCTCCATCGTGCGCCAGTCCTCCGACCTGTTGTCGCGCGTGGGTGTCGACAACCCCGGTGGGTATCTCTCGGCGCTCGTGCGCTCCAGCGTCGACCAGGCGCTCATCGAGGGCGCCGGACGGAATCCTCTCGACGGCAGCGTTCCGCTCGACGGATGA
- the folB gene encoding dihydroneopterin aldolase, whose translation MTTVADRITLTGVRAVGFHGVYPDERRDGQEFVVDVTLHLSLRRAAETDDVADTVHYGELAERIVALVEGEPVDLLETVAQRIADDVLDDERVASVTVTVHKPQAPITVPFGDVSVTIERSRA comes from the coding sequence ATGACCACCGTCGCCGACCGGATCACGCTGACGGGGGTGCGCGCCGTGGGCTTTCACGGGGTGTATCCCGACGAACGGCGCGACGGGCAGGAGTTCGTCGTCGATGTGACGCTGCATCTGTCGCTGCGACGTGCCGCCGAGACCGACGACGTCGCCGACACCGTGCATTACGGCGAGCTGGCCGAACGCATCGTCGCCCTGGTGGAGGGGGAGCCGGTCGATCTGCTCGAGACTGTCGCGCAGCGCATCGCCGACGACGTCCTGGACGACGAGCGGGTGGCATCCGTCACCGTCACCGTCCACAAGCCGCAGGCGCCCATCACCGTGCCGTTCGGCGACGTCTCGGTCACCATCGAGCGGAGCCGCGCGTGA
- a CDS encoding PH domain-containing protein → MTTPPETPPSDPSAPEPGGTADTPLDEQTFTRVREPRGEGRLPLGDGTWHQLARAYVRVQLISQGAVFLVVLAVAIGIQVVTGLAWPWIPAGVILFITAAGLVITPRQARSFGYQLRRDDLVFRRGILWQRVVAVPYGRMQLVDITHGPLDRGFGIAQLKLVTAAASTGVTIPGLTQQAAEHLRDTLVAVAETRRTGL, encoded by the coding sequence ATGACGACACCCCCGGAGACACCCCCGTCGGACCCGTCGGCGCCTGAGCCCGGCGGAACGGCGGACACCCCGCTCGACGAGCAGACGTTCACGCGTGTCCGCGAACCGCGCGGCGAGGGACGACTCCCGCTCGGCGACGGCACCTGGCATCAGCTCGCACGCGCCTACGTGCGGGTGCAGCTCATCTCGCAAGGCGCGGTGTTCCTCGTCGTGCTGGCCGTGGCGATCGGCATCCAGGTCGTCACCGGCCTTGCGTGGCCGTGGATCCCCGCAGGGGTGATCCTGTTCATCACGGCGGCCGGCCTCGTGATCACCCCGCGCCAGGCGCGCTCGTTCGGCTACCAGCTGCGCCGCGACGATCTGGTCTTTCGCCGCGGCATCCTCTGGCAGCGCGTGGTGGCCGTGCCGTACGGCCGTATGCAACTCGTCGACATCACTCACGGGCCGCTCGACCGTGGCTTCGGCATCGCGCAGCTCAAGCTGGTGACCGCGGCGGCGTCGACCGGGGTGACCATCCCCGGTCTCACCCAGCAGGCCGCGGAGCACCTGCGCGACACGCTCGTCGCCGTCGCCGAGACCCGCCGGACCGGGCTGTGA
- the hpt gene encoding hypoxanthine phosphoribosyltransferase — protein sequence MRAADISDDISEVLLTEEQIHDKLAALAQQVVADYSGKDVVLVGVLKGAVMVMADFARHLPIHLTMDWMAVSSYGASTRSSGVVQIRKDLDTDITGKHVLIVEDIIDSGLTLSWLLENFASRGAASVEVLALLRKPDAMKVEVDCRYVGFDIPNDFVIGYGLDYAEKYRNLRDVAVLAPHVYS from the coding sequence ATGCGCGCGGCCGATATCTCCGACGACATCAGCGAAGTCCTCCTCACCGAAGAGCAGATCCACGACAAGCTCGCCGCGTTGGCGCAGCAGGTCGTCGCCGACTACTCGGGCAAGGACGTCGTGCTCGTGGGGGTGCTCAAGGGTGCGGTCATGGTCATGGCCGACTTCGCCCGTCACCTGCCCATTCACCTCACGATGGACTGGATGGCGGTGTCGTCGTACGGCGCGAGCACGCGCTCGAGCGGTGTCGTGCAGATCCGGAAGGACCTCGACACCGACATCACCGGCAAGCACGTCCTCATCGTCGAGGACATCATCGACTCGGGCCTCACGCTGAGCTGGTTGCTGGAGAACTTCGCGTCGCGCGGCGCCGCGTCGGTCGAGGTGCTGGCGCTGCTGCGCAAGCCGGATGCCATGAAGGTCGAGGTGGACTGCCGGTACGTGGGCTTCGACATCCCGAACGACTTCGTCATCGGTTACGGCCTCGACTACGCCGAGAAGTACCGGAACCTCCGCGACGTCGCGGTGCTCGCGCCCCACGTCTACTCCTGA
- a CDS encoding DUF4192 family protein — protein MTTTVVRASSSSSFLALVPRLLECTPQRSLVIVPFGHGRSLGALRVDLPSGSTPAEVEGIGSTVIGMACKIARTDAIALAVYTEDQVAGQSPLPHRAVVDTVIARADICGLRIVDALVVGPDAWNSYLDPSSAAGRPLAEIGAGVVDVPGPPVAADQFSAAALPDVDAELARSVSRLLDDVDRVLSRPRGGARLDDERRRAADDVVTVLADPPALLEEAVRASPGDLSPAQLAAVAFCLERPALRDVALMQWTADITVGDAVFEAQTTFGEGSPFPADLARPMWGEGAAPDIDRLRDALELCRRIAGLLPRVRRPGTLSACAWLAWATGRSSHAGTYAQAAIEIDSTHGLSSIVMTMLDAGRLPEWVFEPPTSRAGRGSSRGSRAR, from the coding sequence ATGACCACCACCGTCGTCCGAGCCTCGTCCTCGTCGTCCTTCCTCGCCCTCGTCCCTCGACTGCTCGAATGCACCCCGCAGCGAAGTCTCGTCATCGTTCCCTTCGGGCACGGGCGCTCCCTCGGCGCCCTGCGCGTCGACCTCCCGTCCGGATCCACCCCGGCCGAGGTCGAGGGCATCGGCTCCACCGTCATCGGCATGGCCTGCAAGATCGCCCGCACCGACGCGATCGCCCTCGCCGTGTACACCGAAGACCAGGTCGCGGGGCAGTCCCCGCTGCCTCACCGCGCGGTGGTCGACACCGTCATCGCCCGGGCCGACATCTGCGGGTTGCGCATCGTCGACGCCCTCGTGGTCGGCCCCGATGCGTGGAACAGCTACCTCGACCCGTCTTCGGCCGCCGGCCGTCCACTCGCCGAGATCGGGGCCGGTGTCGTCGATGTGCCCGGGCCTCCCGTGGCCGCCGATCAATTCTCGGCCGCGGCATTGCCCGACGTCGATGCCGAGTTGGCCCGCTCGGTGTCGCGCCTGCTCGACGACGTCGATCGGGTTCTCTCGCGCCCCCGGGGCGGCGCCCGCCTCGACGATGAGCGCCGACGCGCCGCCGACGACGTCGTGACCGTGCTCGCCGATCCCCCCGCGCTCCTCGAAGAAGCCGTGCGCGCGAGCCCCGGCGATCTGAGCCCGGCACAGCTCGCCGCGGTCGCCTTCTGCCTCGAGCGCCCCGCCCTGCGCGACGTGGCCCTCATGCAATGGACCGCCGACATCACCGTCGGCGACGCCGTGTTCGAAGCGCAGACCACCTTCGGCGAAGGCTCGCCCTTCCCCGCCGACCTGGCACGACCGATGTGGGGCGAAGGCGCTGCTCCCGACATCGACCGGCTGCGCGACGCGCTGGAGTTGTGTCGCCGGATCGCCGGGCTGCTCCCCCGCGTGCGGCGCCCCGGCACCCTGTCGGCGTGTGCGTGGTTGGCGTGGGCCACCGGACGCTCGTCGCACGCGGGGACCTACGCGCAGGCCGCGATCGAGATCGACAGCACGCACGGGTTGAGCTCGATCGTCATGACCATGCTCGACGCCGGGCGGCTGCCGGAGTGGGTCTTCGAGCCGCCTACTTCACGAGCGGGAAGAGGATCGTCTCGCGGATCCCGAGCCCGGTGA
- the lysS gene encoding lysine--tRNA ligase, which translates to MTDAPANDAAEPTEDEVFEQKAVRLAKRERLLAERADAAGGPYPVAVPVTTTIPELRARFGELEAGAETGETAGVAGRVVFSRNTGKLCFASLQSGDGSRIQAMVSLASVGEESLQAWKELVDLGDHVFVSGEVISSRRGELSIMVAEWRVAAKAVLPLPNLHSELSEESRVRSRFLDLIVRDRARETVLARAKVNASLRRTFTDRDFVEVETPMLQVQHGGASARPFTTHSNAFDTELYLRIAPELYLKRAVVGGIDRVYEINRNFRNEGADSTHSPEFAMLEAYQAYTDYNGIADLTQTLIQDAAIAVAGSTKVTWADGTEYDLGGDWDRISMYDSLSEAAGRSITPDTSLDELRALGAENDVDAPPHETHGKWVEELWEHFVKGGLTRPTFVMDFPVDTSPLVREHRSIAGVVEKWDLYVRGFELATGYSELVDPVIQRQRFVEQAKLAARGDDEAMPVDEEFLRALEHGMPPTGGMGMGIDRLLMAITGLGIRETILFPLVK; encoded by the coding sequence ATGACCGACGCGCCCGCGAACGACGCCGCCGAACCCACCGAAGACGAGGTCTTCGAGCAGAAGGCGGTGCGCCTCGCCAAGCGCGAGCGGCTGCTCGCGGAGCGCGCCGACGCCGCCGGCGGCCCCTATCCGGTCGCTGTCCCTGTCACCACGACCATTCCCGAGCTGCGTGCCCGTTTCGGGGAGCTCGAGGCCGGCGCCGAGACCGGCGAGACCGCCGGTGTCGCGGGTCGCGTCGTGTTCAGCCGCAACACGGGCAAGCTCTGCTTCGCGTCTTTGCAGTCGGGCGACGGCAGCCGCATCCAGGCGATGGTGTCGCTCGCGAGCGTGGGGGAGGAGTCCCTGCAGGCGTGGAAGGAGCTGGTCGACCTCGGTGACCACGTCTTCGTCTCGGGCGAGGTCATCTCGAGCCGCCGCGGCGAACTGTCGATCATGGTCGCCGAGTGGCGCGTCGCGGCGAAGGCGGTGCTGCCGCTGCCCAACCTGCACAGCGAGCTGAGCGAAGAAAGCCGCGTGCGCAGCCGCTTCCTCGACCTCATCGTGCGCGACCGCGCCCGCGAGACGGTGCTCGCGCGCGCGAAGGTCAATGCGAGCCTGCGCCGAACCTTCACCGACCGCGACTTCGTCGAGGTCGAGACACCCATGCTGCAGGTGCAGCACGGTGGCGCCAGCGCGCGTCCTTTCACCACGCACTCGAACGCATTCGACACCGAGCTGTACCTGCGCATCGCGCCCGAGCTCTACCTCAAGCGCGCCGTCGTCGGTGGTATCGACCGGGTGTACGAGATCAACCGCAACTTCCGCAACGAAGGCGCCGACTCCACCCACAGCCCCGAGTTCGCGATGCTCGAGGCCTACCAGGCGTACACCGACTACAACGGCATCGCCGACCTCACGCAGACGCTGATCCAGGACGCCGCGATCGCGGTGGCGGGGTCGACGAAGGTGACGTGGGCCGACGGCACCGAGTACGACCTCGGCGGCGACTGGGACCGCATCTCGATGTACGACTCGCTGTCGGAAGCGGCTGGTCGTTCCATCACCCCCGACACCTCGCTCGATGAGTTGCGGGCGCTGGGTGCCGAGAACGACGTTGACGCTCCGCCGCACGAGACCCACGGCAAATGGGTCGAAGAGCTGTGGGAGCACTTCGTGAAGGGCGGTCTCACCCGCCCGACCTTCGTGATGGACTTCCCCGTCGACACCAGTCCGCTGGTGCGCGAGCACCGCTCGATCGCCGGTGTGGTGGAGAAGTGGGACCTGTACGTGCGCGGCTTCGAGCTGGCGACCGGGTATTCCGAGCTCGTCGACCCCGTGATCCAGCGCCAGCGCTTCGTGGAGCAGGCCAAGCTCGCCGCGCGTGGTGACGATGAGGCCATGCCCGTCGACGAGGAGTTCTTGCGTGCTCTCGAGCACGGCATGCCGCCCACTGGAGGCATGGGCATGGGTATCGACCGCCTGCTCATGGCGATCACCGGGCTCGGGATCCGCGAGACGATCCTCTTCCCGCTCGTGAAGTAG
- the folE gene encoding GTP cyclohydrolase I, with product MAVDRERVAALVRELLEAIGEDPDRPGLRQTPARVAESWAEFFGGVGQDATAPLQRTISVSRGPAPDTLPSGAVMLRDIAFRSMCEHHLLPFRGRAHVAYLPGEEVVGLGALPRVIDVLAARPQVQERLGEQIADTIDGALDARGVLVVLDASHECVTMRGGRQPDASTVTIAARGAYAEPAARAELVALIGARA from the coding sequence GTGGCTGTCGATCGTGAGCGTGTCGCCGCTCTGGTGCGCGAGCTCCTGGAGGCGATCGGCGAGGACCCCGACCGACCGGGGCTCCGCCAAACCCCGGCGCGCGTGGCGGAGTCCTGGGCCGAGTTCTTCGGGGGAGTAGGTCAGGATGCCACGGCCCCGCTGCAGCGCACCATCTCGGTGTCGCGAGGACCGGCGCCCGACACCCTCCCCTCGGGTGCGGTGATGCTGCGCGACATCGCGTTCCGCTCGATGTGCGAGCACCACTTACTGCCGTTCCGCGGTCGCGCGCACGTCGCCTACCTCCCCGGTGAGGAAGTCGTGGGCCTCGGCGCGCTGCCGCGCGTGATCGACGTGCTCGCCGCGCGCCCGCAGGTGCAGGAGCGTCTGGGCGAGCAGATCGCCGACACGATCGACGGGGCGCTGGACGCGCGGGGCGTGCTCGTCGTGCTCGACGCCTCGCACGAGTGCGTCACGATGCGCGGTGGTCGCCAGCCCGACGCGTCGACGGTCACGATCGCCGCGCGCGGCGCCTATGCCGAGCCCGCCGCGCGCGCCGAGCTCGTGGCGCTGATCGGAGCGCGCGCGTGA
- the folK gene encoding 2-amino-4-hydroxy-6-hydroxymethyldihydropteridine diphosphokinase: protein MNVRLAHGIDAAPRASDVPAVVALGANLGERAEALAAAVDELGRLPLTSIVAVSTPLETIAVTLDGENTAAPRYLNAVALLRTRLAPAELLASLHRIEARHGRVRRERWGDRTLDLDLITYGDETIDRDGLVVPHPRAHEREFVLAPWAEVDPDAEIPGRGRVTDLLDGLRGPT from the coding sequence GTGAACGTACGGCTGGCGCACGGGATCGACGCCGCCCCCCGCGCGTCCGACGTGCCGGCGGTGGTCGCGCTCGGAGCCAATCTGGGCGAGCGTGCCGAGGCCCTCGCGGCGGCCGTCGACGAGCTCGGGCGCTTGCCGCTGACCTCGATCGTCGCGGTGTCGACCCCGCTGGAGACGATCGCGGTGACGCTCGACGGCGAGAACACCGCCGCGCCCCGCTACCTCAACGCCGTCGCGCTCCTGCGCACCCGCCTCGCCCCGGCCGAGTTGCTGGCGTCGCTGCACCGTATCGAGGCGCGGCATGGGCGCGTGCGTCGCGAGCGGTGGGGCGACCGCACGCTCGACCTCGACCTGATCACCTACGGCGACGAGACCATCGACCGCGACGGCCTCGTCGTCCCGCACCCCCGGGCTCACGAGCGCGAGTTCGTGCTCGCGCCGTGGGCGGAGGTGGATCCGGATGCCGAGATCCCCGGCCGCGGTCGGGTCACCGATCTGTTGGACGGGTTGCGAGGACCGACGTGA